A genomic segment from Diadema setosum chromosome 11, eeDiaSeto1, whole genome shotgun sequence encodes:
- the LOC140234965 gene encoding aqualysin-1-like: MRHMIMNSLLFLLLLLAVGVTADIPAEKLAAIKDRFIVIFEDDVDVDELVSSLEFQATSIGGKFDVAWKYRTTVKGMAVTLNERSLKLIRRMPGVRYIETDTIAKLFSVPWGLDRIDQRDLPLHNSFEITGTGAGVTIYVIDTGVRDTHEEFTGRARQGPVDFVGDGLNGYDCYGHGTHCAGTAAGAIHGIARDAKIVSVRIFDCDGIGSAADVVAAIDHTTANADLPAVMSMSFGVIARKSVDEAVDRAVDRGIVAVAAAGNSDGDACVYSPSRSEKAISVAASDSSDARAYFSSYGECVDIFAPGINVESASPYSDSDIILKDGTSVACPHVAGVAAIHLGNGIPATDVRKQIIDSATNNRLSDTKTGTPNKLLYI; this comes from the exons ATGCGTCACATGATTATGAATTCCCTCCTCTTCCTGCTGCTCCTCCTGGCGGTGGGCGTGACCGCCGACATCCCGGCTGAGAAGCTTGCCGCCATCAAAGATCGCTTCATCGTCATCTTCGAG GATGACGTGGACGTCGACGAGCTCGTGAGTAGTCTAGAGTTTCAGGCGACATCCATCGGGGGCAAATTCGACGTGGCTTGGAAATACCGTACGACGGTGAAAGGCATGGCAGTCACACTGAATGAAAGATCACTTAAACTT ATACGACGCATGCCGGGAGTGAGATACATCGAGACGGACACCATCGCCAAACTTTTCTCCGTGCCGTGGGGATTGGACCGCATTGACCAGCGCGACCTTCCCTTACACAACAGCTTTGAGATCACAG GCACTGGAGCAGGCGTTACGATCTATGTTATAGATACGGGCGTCCGTGATACCCACGAAGAGTTTACTGGTCGAGCACGTCAAGGACCGGTCGACTTCGTTGGCGACGGACTGAAT GGCTATGACTGCTATGGGCATGGTACTCATTGTGCTGGAACAGCAGCGGGCGCTATTCATGGTATAGCTCGTGACGCAAAGATTGTGTCCGTTCGTATCTTTGACTGCGATGGCATCGGGTCAGCTGCTGATGTTGTCGCTG CCATTGACCACACTACGGCCAATGCTGACCTACCCGCTGTCATGTCAATGTCCTTCGGTGTGATCGCACGGAAGTCGGTGGACGAGGCTGTGGACAGAGCGGTGGACCGTGGTATTGTGGCCGTAGCAGCGGCCGGAAACTCTGACGGAGATGCCTGCGTCTACTCTCCATCTCGCAGTGAAAAG GCGATATCTGTGGCCGCGTCCGACAGTTCTGACGCACGAGCCTACTTCTCTAGCTATGGTGAGTGCGTCGACATCTTCGCTCCTGGGATTAATGTTGAGAGCGCATCGCCATACTCTGATTCAGACATCATTCTCAAGGACGGAACCAGCGTGGCGTGCCCACATGTTGCCG GGGTTGCCGCCATTCACCTTGGCAACGGTATCCCGGCAACCGATGTCCGGAAGCAGATTATAGACAGCGCCACCAACAACAGACTATCTGATACCAAGACGGGAACTCCAAACAAACTCCTGTACATATGA